In a single window of the Synechococcus sp. WH 8016 genome:
- a CDS encoding hercynine metabolism small protein has product MSRDEQRATVRLQRETLIEELETVYRNAFDRLGALELGEGSVARLTQLLLRSREGAINPLEQEIEAPLITRAPDQIP; this is encoded by the coding sequence ATGAGTCGCGACGAGCAACGGGCCACCGTCCGCCTACAACGTGAAACCCTGATCGAAGAGCTGGAAACGGTCTACCGCAATGCCTTTGATCGCCTAGGCGCACTCGAGCTGGGTGAGGGCTCGGTCGCCCGTCTCACCCAGCTGTTGCTGCGTTCAAGGGAAGGGGCGATCAATCCGCTCGAGCAGGAGATCGAAGCTCCATTGATCACGCGCGCACCGGATCAAATCCCATGA
- the egtD gene encoding L-histidine N(alpha)-methyltransferase encodes MTTTSQQPHYTTDQKTELIDLHPPAADMEQLVRVGLNRCPRQLPAWFLYDEEGSRLFDRICEQPEYSLTRTEIALLKSSAPEIAAAIGEGVIVEFGAGSAQKVGPLLEAAHPAAYVALDISAEHLGKATTALQQRHPRVPMLGICCDHSTLSSLPEHPLLRQQRRIGFFPGSSLGNFEQDDAIRVLRQFKQLLNGGPLLLGLDQPKSKVRLEAAYNDAAGISAAFARNLLHRLNADLGANFDPQAFSYQADWQAEQHRVQMALISRCDQVVRIAGERWSFQCNEPLITEYSLKYSPKRAVALAQRAGWRWLRRWHDPEDDLSLHLLEPTD; translated from the coding sequence ATGACAACCACCTCTCAACAGCCCCATTACACAACCGATCAAAAAACAGAACTGATCGACCTCCATCCGCCAGCAGCGGATATGGAACAGCTCGTCAGGGTCGGTCTCAATCGTTGTCCCCGCCAGCTGCCGGCCTGGTTTCTCTATGACGAGGAGGGGTCGCGCCTGTTCGATCGCATCTGTGAGCAACCCGAATACAGCCTGACCCGCACCGAAATTGCCCTGCTCAAGTCGTCTGCCCCAGAGATTGCGGCCGCCATCGGTGAAGGGGTGATCGTGGAATTCGGTGCTGGCAGCGCCCAAAAAGTAGGCCCTCTTCTCGAGGCGGCCCATCCCGCCGCCTACGTGGCATTGGACATCAGTGCCGAGCATTTAGGCAAGGCCACCACAGCCCTGCAACAACGCCACCCAAGGGTGCCCATGCTGGGCATTTGCTGCGATCACAGCACGCTTTCATCCCTGCCTGAGCACCCATTGCTGCGACAGCAACGGCGGATCGGCTTCTTCCCTGGCAGCTCGCTCGGCAATTTTGAACAGGACGATGCCATCCGCGTGCTGCGCCAGTTCAAGCAGTTGCTGAATGGGGGACCTCTCCTTCTTGGTCTTGACCAACCCAAGAGCAAGGTTCGCCTCGAAGCGGCCTACAACGATGCCGCTGGGATCTCAGCCGCCTTTGCACGCAATTTGCTGCATCGCCTCAATGCCGATTTGGGAGCAAATTTTGACCCCCAAGCCTTTTCGTACCAAGCGGATTGGCAAGCCGAGCAACACCGCGTGCAGATGGCCTTGATCAGCCGCTGCGACCAAGTGGTCAGGATTGCCGGTGAGCGTTGGAGCTTCCAATGCAATGAACCCCTGATCACCGAATACAGCCTCAAGTACAGCCCTAAACGCGCTGTTGCGTTAGCGCAACGGGCCGGATGGCGCTGGCTGCGTCGCTGGCATGATCCAGAGGATGATCTCTCCTTGCATCTTTTAGAGCCCACAGACTGA
- the lysS gene encoding lysine--tRNA ligase, whose protein sequence is MSELRETRLEKANALKEQGQEPYALRFDLTDRMARLQADHADLPNGTERDLKVSVAGRVMTRRVMGKLAFFTLADETGTIQLFLEKATLGDSFAQLSSLVDAGDLIGVHGILRRTDRGELSVKVSEWQMLTKSLQPLPDKWHGLADVEKRYRQRYLDLIVTPQSRETFRRRAMAVSAIRRWLDERDFLEIETPVLQSEAGGAEARPFITHHNTLDLPLYLRIATELHLKRLVVGGFERVYELGRIFRNEGVSTRHNPEFTSVEVYQAYADYNDMMTLTEELIASVCEQVCGTTRITYQGVEVDLTPSWRRATMHELVQEATGLDFASFQTREAAVEAMRAANLPAPDKADTVGRLLNEAFEHAVEPNLIQPTFVLDYPQEISPLARKHRSKPGLVERFELFIVGRETANAFSELTDPLDQRGRMELQQERRAAGDVEASGVDEDFIQALEVGMPPTGGLGIGIDRLVMLLTDSPSIRDVIAFPLMRPEG, encoded by the coding sequence TTGTCTGAACTTCGTGAGACCCGCTTGGAGAAGGCGAATGCTCTCAAAGAACAGGGGCAAGAGCCGTATGCGTTGCGTTTTGATCTCACCGATCGCATGGCTCGCTTGCAAGCCGATCATGCAGATCTCCCGAACGGCACCGAGCGCGACCTGAAGGTCTCTGTGGCTGGTCGGGTGATGACGCGCCGGGTGATGGGCAAGCTTGCCTTCTTCACGCTGGCGGATGAAACGGGAACGATCCAGTTGTTTCTCGAAAAAGCAACGCTGGGAGACAGCTTTGCTCAGCTCAGTTCCTTGGTGGACGCAGGCGACCTGATCGGGGTACACGGCATCTTGCGCCGCACCGATCGCGGTGAATTGTCCGTCAAGGTGAGCGAATGGCAGATGCTCACCAAGTCGCTGCAGCCCCTGCCAGATAAATGGCATGGCCTCGCCGATGTGGAGAAGCGCTATCGCCAGCGTTATTTGGATTTGATCGTCACGCCGCAGTCTCGTGAGACCTTCCGGCGTCGAGCGATGGCCGTTAGTGCGATCCGCCGTTGGTTGGATGAACGCGACTTCCTAGAGATCGAAACACCGGTCTTGCAATCCGAAGCCGGTGGAGCTGAAGCGCGACCGTTCATCACGCATCACAACACCCTTGATCTGCCTCTCTACCTGCGGATTGCCACGGAGCTCCACCTCAAAAGGCTTGTGGTGGGTGGATTTGAACGGGTGTATGAGCTCGGGCGGATCTTTCGCAACGAAGGGGTGAGCACGCGCCATAACCCTGAATTCACCTCGGTGGAGGTGTATCAGGCCTATGCCGATTACAACGACATGATGACGCTCACCGAAGAGCTGATCGCCTCGGTTTGTGAGCAGGTTTGTGGGACGACCCGCATCACCTACCAGGGCGTGGAGGTGGACCTGACGCCTTCCTGGAGGCGCGCCACGATGCATGAACTTGTGCAGGAGGCCACCGGCCTGGATTTCGCCTCTTTCCAGACCCGTGAGGCGGCTGTGGAGGCGATGCGAGCCGCGAATCTCCCTGCACCGGATAAGGCCGACACGGTCGGACGGCTCTTGAACGAAGCGTTTGAGCATGCGGTGGAACCCAATTTGATCCAGCCAACCTTTGTGCTCGATTACCCGCAGGAAATTTCCCCCCTGGCGCGTAAACATCGCAGCAAGCCAGGTCTGGTGGAGCGGTTTGAGTTGTTCATCGTGGGCCGTGAAACGGCCAATGCCTTCAGTGAGCTCACGGATCCTTTGGATCAAAGAGGCCGCATGGAGCTCCAGCAGGAACGCCGTGCGGCAGGAGATGTGGAAGCCAGCGGCGTGGATGAGGATTTCATTCAGGCCCTGGAAGTGGGGATGCCCCCCACGGGTGGACTTGGAATCGGGATTGATCGCTTGGTGATGCTGCTCACGGATAGCCCCTCCATTCGGGATGTGATTGCCTTTCCGTTGATGCGACCGGAGGGGTGA
- a CDS encoding hercynine metabolism protein, whose protein sequence is MSPSWIDNLERSLEERLEQFLRSNPSQDQLLREQHLQDRQRDLHNRRGQQQLQARELRRQLLTLAEQVQAWTQRGEKARRAGALELAQRADQHVVALMQQGRELWEEFEALGLQFAELEEQLNSLKTQEKQSTSRRSLDEDWALFEAQQGLEELRRRKGLS, encoded by the coding sequence ATGAGTCCCTCCTGGATTGACAACCTCGAACGCAGCTTGGAAGAACGGCTTGAGCAGTTTTTGCGCAGCAATCCAAGCCAAGATCAACTCCTGCGCGAACAACACCTGCAGGACCGCCAAAGGGATCTTCACAACCGTCGCGGGCAACAGCAACTCCAAGCGAGGGAATTGCGCCGACAACTGCTCACGCTTGCTGAACAAGTCCAAGCCTGGACTCAGCGTGGAGAGAAAGCACGTAGGGCTGGCGCCCTTGAACTGGCGCAACGGGCGGATCAGCACGTGGTTGCCCTGATGCAGCAAGGTCGTGAACTCTGGGAAGAGTTCGAGGCGCTTGGCCTTCAGTTCGCCGAACTCGAAGAGCAGCTCAACAGCCTGAAAACTCAGGAAAAGCAGTCAACATCTCGGCGAAGCCTTGATGAGGACTGGGCCCTCTTCGAGGCACAGCAAGGGCTCGAAGAGCTGAGGCGCCGTAAAGGGCTCAGCTAA
- a CDS encoding sugar ABC transporter substrate-binding protein, with the protein MIQHTSHRHRSHRFRWLALAVVSTSLLMGGCRRAAAPEGALQLWTLQLAPKFNTYMEQVIDRWDDEHPDAPVRWTDLPWGSVERKLLAAVFARTAPDVVNLNPPFAANLASKGGLTDLTPLLPPDAAQRYLPSVWRAARDPKAGQIAVPWYLTVRLSLVNQQLLQQAGVKEPPRRWEDVPAFARRIRERTGRYGLFVTAVPDDSAELLESMVQMGVVLLDEQQRAGFDSPEGRKAFAFWTDLYREGLLPREVVSQGQRRAIELYQSGELALLASGAEFLRSIQTNAPGVAAVTIPQPPLTGDDGTANVALMTLAVPRQSQRPQEALSFALDLTNGPNQARFAREARVLPSSLAALRQVRAELEAERPATPEQAQIREARLLSAKTLEGARVLVPATPGVKRLQSIVYTQLQRAMLGQISSEEAVRTAAEQWNRYSEARWP; encoded by the coding sequence ATGATTCAGCACACTTCTCATCGCCATAGGTCCCATCGCTTTAGGTGGCTCGCCTTGGCCGTTGTCAGCACGTCGTTGCTGATGGGGGGATGCCGGCGTGCCGCCGCTCCAGAAGGAGCTCTCCAGCTTTGGACGCTGCAACTAGCGCCCAAATTCAACACCTACATGGAACAGGTGATTGATCGCTGGGATGATGAGCATCCCGATGCGCCGGTGCGTTGGACCGACCTGCCCTGGGGTTCGGTGGAACGGAAGCTCCTGGCAGCCGTGTTTGCGCGCACCGCTCCGGATGTGGTGAATCTCAATCCCCCCTTCGCGGCCAATTTGGCAAGCAAGGGTGGGTTGACCGATCTCACGCCGCTGTTGCCGCCCGATGCCGCTCAGCGCTATTTGCCTTCGGTGTGGCGTGCCGCGCGCGATCCAAAGGCGGGTCAGATTGCCGTGCCCTGGTATCTCACGGTCCGCCTCAGCTTGGTCAACCAGCAGCTGCTTCAACAAGCTGGCGTGAAAGAGCCACCCCGTCGTTGGGAGGATGTCCCGGCCTTCGCCCGCCGCATTCGAGAGCGAACGGGACGCTACGGGCTGTTTGTCACGGCCGTGCCCGACGATTCCGCTGAATTGCTGGAGTCGATGGTGCAGATGGGTGTCGTGTTGCTCGATGAGCAACAGCGCGCTGGATTCGATTCGCCAGAAGGGCGCAAGGCGTTTGCGTTTTGGACCGATTTGTATCGAGAGGGGCTTCTTCCTCGGGAAGTGGTCAGTCAGGGGCAGCGCCGCGCGATTGAGCTTTACCAAAGTGGTGAGCTTGCCTTGCTGGCCAGTGGGGCTGAATTTTTACGCAGCATTCAGACCAATGCCCCTGGAGTGGCGGCGGTGACCATCCCTCAACCGCCTCTCACAGGAGACGACGGCACTGCCAACGTGGCTTTGATGACGCTCGCTGTTCCTCGCCAGAGTCAGCGACCGCAAGAGGCGTTGTCGTTCGCCCTGGATCTCACCAACGGACCGAACCAAGCGCGCTTTGCGCGCGAGGCCAGAGTGTTGCCCTCCTCCCTGGCGGCTCTCAGGCAGGTGCGTGCTGAGCTTGAGGCTGAGCGACCTGCCACTCCCGAGCAGGCTCAAATTCGAGAGGCGAGGTTGCTGTCGGCCAAGACGCTGGAGGGAGCGAGGGTCCTGGTGCCTGCGACGCCAGGGGTGAAGCGACTGCAAAGCATCGTTTACACCCAGCTTCAGAGGGCGATGTTGGGTCAGATCAGTAGTGAGGAGGCGGTGCGTACCGCTGCTGAACAGTGGAACCGTTATTCAGAGGCGCGCTGGCCCTAA
- the mreC gene encoding rod shape-determining protein MreC, whose translation MGSSPWPQGTRSRSLKRIWPWLALLGVLGMVRWSKGAGFVDAYALLTRPFWPGSAQKEWVQSAQQQDDATRLQLLEVDNARLRGLLSLDRQGAQGAISAAVISRTPEGWWQQIVLGKGGLDGIKQGDAVSGPGGLIGRVQSATPATSLVRLLTAPGSRVGVWVPRTRQHALLVGMGTARPELKFIDKDVKVRPGDLVSTSPASTLLPANLPVAVVQSLNSRAVPAPTALVQLIAPPDAIDWVQVSRR comes from the coding sequence ATGGGCTCCTCGCCGTGGCCGCAGGGAACACGTTCCCGGAGCCTGAAACGAATTTGGCCTTGGCTGGCTCTGCTTGGCGTGCTGGGGATGGTGCGTTGGAGCAAGGGCGCCGGTTTTGTCGACGCCTATGCCTTGCTCACGCGTCCGTTTTGGCCAGGTTCAGCTCAGAAAGAGTGGGTTCAGTCAGCGCAGCAGCAGGACGATGCCACGCGTTTGCAGTTGCTCGAGGTGGATAACGCCCGTTTGAGGGGGTTGCTTTCGTTGGATCGTCAAGGTGCCCAAGGGGCGATTTCTGCTGCTGTGATCTCCCGAACGCCTGAGGGCTGGTGGCAGCAAATCGTGCTGGGGAAGGGGGGGCTGGATGGCATCAAACAAGGGGATGCGGTGAGCGGTCCGGGTGGATTGATTGGTCGCGTGCAAAGTGCCACGCCAGCGACAAGCCTCGTGCGTTTGCTCACCGCCCCGGGAAGTCGTGTCGGCGTTTGGGTGCCTCGGACCCGTCAACATGCCCTCCTGGTGGGAATGGGCACGGCCCGTCCTGAACTGAAATTCATCGATAAAGACGTAAAGGTTCGTCCTGGTGATTTGGTGAGCACCTCCCCGGCCAGCACCCTGTTGCCTGCAAACCTTCCTGTGGCCGTTGTGCAGTCCTTGAACTCCAGAGCGGTTCCAGCTCCCACGGCCCTGGTTCAGTTGATTGCGCCTCCGGATGCGATCGACTGGGTGCAGGTGAGTCGGCGCTGA
- the rpaB gene encoding response regulator transcription factor RpaB, producing the protein MPTDGPSVKGTILVVDDEPAVRRVLLMRLQLAGYNVISAEDGEEALEMFHNEAPDLVVLDVMLPKMDGFAVCRRLRAESCVPIIFLSALESISERVAGLDLGADDYLPKPFSPKELEARISTILRRVGSGSATVEPREIPSGQGVMRVGDLVVDTNRRQVNRGTERIALTYTEFSLLELLFREPGHVVPRAEILEQLWGYPPRRAADLRVVDVYVARLRGKLEPDPRNPELILTVRGIGYASQRMGEPAGAPAAV; encoded by the coding sequence ATGCCCACAGATGGGCCTTCTGTAAAAGGAACCATTCTTGTGGTTGACGACGAGCCCGCAGTCAGGCGGGTTTTGTTGATGCGTCTGCAATTAGCTGGTTACAACGTCATTTCCGCTGAGGACGGGGAAGAAGCGTTGGAGATGTTCCATAACGAAGCTCCAGATCTCGTTGTGCTCGACGTCATGCTTCCCAAAATGGACGGCTTTGCCGTGTGCAGGCGTCTGAGAGCGGAATCCTGCGTGCCCATCATTTTTCTCTCGGCGCTGGAATCGATTTCTGAACGCGTCGCTGGCCTCGACCTCGGAGCCGATGACTATCTGCCAAAACCTTTCAGTCCAAAAGAGCTGGAAGCCCGTATTTCCACGATTTTGAGACGGGTTGGCTCTGGCTCCGCCACCGTTGAGCCACGGGAAATTCCCAGTGGCCAAGGGGTGATGCGGGTTGGCGACCTCGTGGTTGATACCAATCGCCGTCAGGTGAATCGTGGAACCGAGCGGATCGCTCTTACCTACACAGAATTCAGCCTTCTTGAGTTGCTGTTTCGGGAGCCAGGTCACGTGGTGCCTAGGGCTGAAATCCTGGAGCAGCTCTGGGGATACCCGCCCAGACGTGCGGCCGATCTCCGGGTCGTTGATGTTTATGTCGCACGCCTGCGCGGCAAGCTTGAGCCCGACCCTCGCAATCCTGAATTGATTCTCACGGTGAGAGGGATTGGCTACGCGTCTCAACGCATGGGTGAGCCCGCGGGAGCACCGGCAGCAGTTTGA